One Thiocapsa sp. genomic window, GCCACGAACAGCACGATGGTCACCTTCAAGATCTCGCTCGGCGTGATTAGGCCGGCTGCATAGACGCCGCCACGAAAGCGTTGGCCAAACATCAACAAGACCGCCAAGAGCCCGAGCGAGAGCGCGGCCCAGACCCAAATCCAATGCCCCTGCGCGAGCGCTTGATAACGTCCGCGCATGAGGATGATGGCGGTTGCTCCCATCAGGACCAGCCCGATCGGAAAGAGGAGCAGATTGAGCGAGATCGTTCCCTCGGTGTCGAAGGATCCCATCCGATACTGGGCAAGCATCCCGAATCCGGACAGAAAGGCAACGGCGACGAGGATGAGTTGATCGCCCCTGAATCGTGCCGTCACCAGCATGAGATGCAGCGTCAGCAGCGAAAGGGCATAGAGCCCGAGCGGCAGGAGGTCGAGTCTGTCGATCACCCCGCCGCCGACGTGCGTCGAGCCCCAGAGCATCACGAATCCAAGCGCGATACAGACGACGCACCAGGCCAGGAGCGCGCGCTCGGGCGCGCGTAGATCCCAGGTGTCCGCGATGTCGATGGGTCCGTTTGCCCGACTCATTCGATCAACCCCAGATCGACCGCCCGCAACAGAAGATCCCGCGCGATCGGCGCAGCGGTTGCGGACCCGTAGCCGCCATGCTCGACCAACACCGCCACCGCAAGCTGAGGCCGATCGGCGGGTGCAAAGCCGACAAACCAGCTATGCGACGCGCCGTGCGGGTTCTCGGCGGTTCCGGTTTTTCCCGCGATCGCGAGTCGAGGGGTGTCGATCCCGCGGCCGGTCCCGCTGATCACGACCTGCCGAAGCATGGCCGATAGGCGTTCGGCGACCGATGTGCTCATGAAATAGGCCAAGGGTGCGGGTGCGTCCGTCTCGATCAATCGCGGTCTGACGGCGAGGCCCCGGTTGCCGACGGCGGACGCAATGAGCGCCATGTGTGCCGGTGTCACAAGAGCGGCTCCCTGACCGATCGACATCTGGGCGAGTCCATACTGGTCCGAGGGATCGAGTCGCCGGATCTCGCCCGTGCGCATCGACCAGGCTCCGTAGGGCGTCTCGTGCAGGACAATCCGGCGATTGAGCTGCATCCGCTCGGTCATGGCGAAAAAGGCGTCGTGCCCGTAGCGCACGCCGAGCTGAGCGAAAAAGACGTTCGAGGATCGGGCGAACGCCGTGCCCAGATCGAGGCGTCCGTATCCCGCCCAAGCCGAACCGCTATTCCTGGCCGTATAGTATTCATGGTCTCGGATCTTTCGATAGCGCGGTGAGGTCGTGAAGCCGTCCGCAGGACACTCGAGCGTCCCGGAAAAACCCTTCTCCAAGGCTAAGGCGGCAAGCAGGATCTTGAAGCTCGACCCCGGTGGATAGAGACCCTGAGTGGCGCGGTTCAACAAGGCCGCGCCCGG contains:
- a CDS encoding penicillin-binding protein 2, which encodes MTTHLDPELWSLIRVALHVGFFFAAAYLLRSMFDARWGTELRHLPRAKWSARVPIVLLILLFTGILVYQATWQLIGASRPHFIAFMQLHDRRELNPAHRIQRGRILDHRGEVLAYSEEILGQVYRRYPDGPAFAHVVGYSDPWFGASGMESVANVRLNGGAPDGLGDWGKLGRQLVTQDKRPRGQDLTLTLDAELQRMAFGLLEGKQGAIVLLRPDDGAIRTLVSAPSYDPNRITPALFQDSGPGAALLNRATQGLYPPGSSFKILLAALALEKGFSGTLECPADGFTTSPRYRKIRDHEYYTARNSGSAWAGYGRLDLGTAFARSSNVFFAQLGVRYGHDAFFAMTERMQLNRRIVLHETPYGAWSMRTGEIRRLDPSDQYGLAQMSIGQGAALVTPAHMALIASAVGNRGLAVRPRLIETDAPAPLAYFMSTSVAERLSAMLRQVVISGTGRGIDTPRLAIAGKTGTAENPHGASHSWFVGFAPADRPQLAVAVLVEHGGYGSATAAPIARDLLLRAVDLGLIE